The following nucleotide sequence is from Rubrobacter radiotolerans DSM 5868.
CCGCGCCGCCGATCCTGTATACGGCGCTGTTTATCCGGATGCCGAACTCTGAAAGAAGCTTCCGGGCGACTCCTCCGGCCGCCACGCGCGCAACGGTCTCGCGCGCGCTTGAACGCTCAAGTATATTGCGAAGGTCGTCGGTCGCGTACTTCTGCATCCCGGCGAGGTCGGCGTGTCCGGGACGGGGGAGCGTTATCGGCTCCGGCGGGTCCTCGACCGGCGCGGGGCTCATCCTCGACTCCCAGTTGCCGTAGTCCTTGTTCCTCACGAGCATCGCGACGGGCGACCCTAGGGTGTAGCCGTGCCTGACGCCTCCCAGAAACTCTATGCGGTCGGTCTCTATTTTCTGCCGCCCGCCCCGGCCGTAGCCCTGCTGCCTTCTTGCAAGGTCGCGGTCAACGTCCTCGGCGAGCAGCCCGAGCCCGGCGGGCACTCCGTGCACCAGCGTTACCTCGCCGGGGCCGTGAGACTCACCCGCCGTCGAAAACGAAAACTTCATAAGAACCCTCTTCTCCCTTACTGGATCTTCTTGTTTCTTTTTGTTTCTTTTTGTTTCCTGTTGCTCCGCTGGAGCCGCCCCGACGGGCCGCTCCGGAGGTCCCGCGCTACCGGTTTTCGGGGGGCGGGAGGTCTCCTCCGCTCTCGAAGAGGTTGTCCGGACGGTCCCCGGTACCTCGGGGCAGCCCGCTCTCCCCTCCGGTCCCTCCGGTAGCGCCGGTGCCTCCCGTGATGGGGTCTCCGGAAAGGTCGTCCTGAGCGAAGCCGTCCTGGGCGAAGTCATCCTGAGCGAAGCCGTCCTGCCCCCAGCTCCCGTACTGATCCCCGACGGCCGTAGCGCCCGGCGCAGCACCGCCCTGCCCTCCCGGAGCGGTGGTCGTGTCCCGCCGCTGACCGTCCGTTCCAAAGCCGCCAGTGCCGGGACCGCCGGGGGTCGCGGTCGTGGTCGCATCATCCGGGACGGTCGTCTCCTGGGGCGTCGCGGGCGAGAAGAGCCTCCGGAACGGGTCCTTCGACTCGTAGACGGCGAAGGACTCGGCGTTCGGGGCCTCTATCTCCGGGGCCTGGGTCGGTGTCTCGGACTGGGCGATCTCCTCTTCGGCGGGCGGAGTCTCTCCCTGGCGGTTCGAGATGCTCTCGTCCGCGCCGCTGCTCAGGAAGGAGCCCGCAACGACCCAGGAGAAGACCAGCAGCGCAACGACTGCGAGCACGGGCGGTATCACCCGGTTCTCCTTCAAGAACGTCTCCCAGACGGTTGCGCCGAGTCCGCGACGACCGCCGGACGAACCCTCCTCGGACGACCTACGACGTATCCAACCGCGCGGCCTGCCGAACCTACTGAACAACGGTCGTCTCCTCCGTCACGGTGGTCGTCTCGCCGCCCCCGGTCGTTGTCTCCGGAGCGGTCGGCGCCGGGCCGTCCGCCCCGGCTTCGGGCTGGAAGTAGATCTCGGCCTCTATCTCCACGCTGAGGGTAGGCTCCAGCCCGACGGCGGCCAGGTCTTCCTCTCCGGCTGCGGCCTCGACGGGCTCGTAGGCTATGCTGTTTATCGTGACGAGCCGGGCGAGTTCGTTGCTTCGCAAGAGAAAGTCCCTCAAGTCCTCGTACGTGCCTTCAAAGGTCATTGTAATAGGAACGATCGAGTACGGCCCGCCCTGCGGCGGCGGTCCGGGCGTGCCGGGCTCTATGCGGATCTGGGTCACCCCGCTCGCGGTCGCTATCTCCTGAACCTGCACGACGAACGTCGGGACCTCCGGCTCCGAGGGCACGCGCTTGTTCAACTCAAGAAGCCTCTGCCCGAGCGGCCCCGCGTTGTCCCGGACGCGCTCGAGTTCCCGTACCTGCGCGTCGAGCTGGGCGAGCTGCGCCTCCTTCGCGTCCCGCTCCTGCGCCCTTTCCGAGAGCCGCCCGAGCAGCGGCCCGACAAGGAGCAGGTAAGCAAGGAGGGCCAGCAGAACGAGGCCGGCGATACCGAGCGCGAGCACCACGCGCGGACTGAGGTTGAGGTTCAGGTTTATATTGCGGTTCATTGCGCCTCCGGAGCGGCATCCGGTCCGGCGATAGCGGCCTGATCCCCTGCGCCGTACTGCGTCTCGGTGGCGGGTTCGCCGGACTCGAGCCGCACTTCGGACTCCCGCTCGCCAACGACCGTGACGAGCTGCGAGCTCACCTCGAAGTCCAGCGCCTCTTCCGCGAAGGTTGTCCGGTCGAGCTCGGCCCGGTCGAGCTCCGAGTTCGAGAGGAACCGGATGGTGTTCATCTGAAGTACAAAGTCAGCAACGTTCGTGTAGTCGGGCTGAGAGAAACCTACGAAGGTCACGGCTCCCGGCGGGTCGAGCTCCTCCCCGACGCTCGCGTCTATATCCACCGGCGACGCCTCGGCGGTCAGGGTCTCAAGCGTCGTTGCGGCCGGGATAACGAAGCTGAGCTGCCTCAGGAACTCGTCCCAGGGAAACCTCGTCCGCACGACGCCGTCGGCAACCGGCTGCTTCGAGGCAATATCACCTTCAAGCTCGGCGTAAGGCTGAAGCTCCTGGACCTGGTCCGTGCGCTGAAGGATGCTCTCGTCCAGATCCGCGATCGTCCCGTCAAGGGAGTTGAGCCGGATCAGGGAGTAGAGGCTTATCCCGGCGACGAGGATGACGAGCGCGGCGGCGGCGATTATGAGCCCCCCGAGCGCGTTCTCCGAGAGTCCGGAGAGGCCGCGCTGGCGCTCTTCGGGGGGGAGTAGGTTGACCCGCCTCATTCTTCGAGGGCGAGGCCGATCGCCACGGCCAGCACGGGCTCCATCTGGGAGAGCTGCTCGTCGGAGACGTTCGACCTGTTCTCTACAAGCCTGTCCGTCGGCCGCGCAAGTCCGGCCGGCAGGCCCATGTAGTCTCCAAGAAAGCCGTCGAGGCCCCGGATCAGGGCCCCCTCACCGGAGAGTACGAGCCGCGAGACTTCTCTTGCTCCGGGGCGCGAGTTGTGGAACTCGATGGAACGCTGGACCTCGGAGGCGAGCCGGACCGCAGCCTCTTCGAGCCCGCGCCGCACGTCGTAGATCAGCGCCGGATCTTCCGGCTCCTCGGCCCCGGTCTCGCTCCGACCTTCGCGCGGGAGCGGCTCCCTCTCCACCGACCTCTCGCCGGAACCGACGATCGGCTCCGTCGGAGCCTCCGGGTCCGGGGTACTTTCCTCTTCACCGTCCTCGGGCGCGACGCTCTCTCCGTCGTGCTCCTCCTCTTCCTCCCGGCTGGAAGTGGGCGTTACTTCGGGCAAATAGAGCGGCTCGGTTTCCTGAAACTCCAGTTCAGGTTCACGGTCATCCTGCACCAGAGGTGAAATGTTCACCGAGGAACCGAGCGCCTGTTTTTCGGCCTCGTCGTCGTCGAGCTCCGCGGCCAGAGCGACGGAATGAGCGAAGTCCCGGAAGCCGAAGTTGAGGAACTGGACGTGCGTCGGGGTCTGTCCCTGAACGACGAGGAGGTTGGAGATCTCGGTCCCGACGTCCAGAAGGAGCGTCGTGTCTTCGTCGTCGAAGAGCGCTTCGGGCAGCGCGGATCTGCTCAGCGCGAGCGCCTTGACATCCACTCCGACGGGTTTGAGTCCGCCGGAGCGCACGGAGGCGGTGTAGTTGCTTACGAGGTCGCGGTGAGCGGCGACAAGAAGGACGAGGTCCTCATCGGGGTTCTCGCCCGACGGCCCGAGCACGACGTGGTCGAGTACGACGTCGTCGATCGGCATCGGTATGTGCTCCTCGGCCTGGAAGGTTAGCGCGCTTTTGCGGTCCTCATCGCTCAGGCGCGGGAAGGGCACGAAGCGTACGATCACGTTCCCCCCCGCAACCCCGAGCACGACCGACTTCCCCTGAAAGTCGTGCAGGTCCCAGAACTCGCGCAGCTCTTCGGAGAGAAGCTCGGAGTCAGCGACGTCCCCGTCGGAGATCACACCCTCCGGCAGCCGGTGATAGCCGACATGCTCAAGAACGTATCCGTCGCCGCTCTTCCCGACCTGGACGGCCTTGATCGCCCCCCGGTCCACGTCCATGCCGATGGCGTGCGAGCCGAAACCGGGCAGCCTCAAGAAGCGTCGACCGTCCCTTGCGACCCGCTACCGCAGGTCATCTCTTCACGCTCCCGTTCGCCTCGATTACGGCCTCGCTCGGGACGGTGGCCTTGCGTTCGACGCTGGAGTTGATCCCGAGCACGACCTTTGCCCCGACGCGCGCCCCGCTCCCGACAACGGCCCCGGCAGAGATCCAGGCCCCGGCTCCGACCTCCGCGTCCCGGTCTATGACCGCGCCGGGCCCGATAAAGCTGTGGCTTCCGACCGCGGCGTCGGGATGAACGACGGCCCCGGCGGCGAGTACGCTGCCGTCCCCGACAACGGCCGCTTCGGAGACGTATGAGAGCGGGTGCGAGGCGCAGAAGAAGCTGCCCCCGAGCGCCCGGATGGAGTTCGCCACCTTCAACCGGGTGCCGGCGTCCGTGATCGCAACGACCACGTGGGCGCCCTCGATCGAGAGCATGCTCTTGAGCATCGCAACGTCCCCGAGGATCGGCACCCCCCGAACCTTCGGGGGCAGGATCGCATGCGAGTCGTCGTAGAAGCCCAGGACCTTGCTCTCGAGCCCGCCCGCGATAAGCACGTCGAGGGCGAGCCGCCCGTAACCGCCGGCGCCGACGATCACGACCCTCATCTCGTCTGCTATGCCTACACTCTGCTCTTCGACCTCCGGCTGAGGCTCGAATGTGCGGACTTCGGGGCCGTTGATCTCGCTCCTCCCAAGCGTTCTCTCCGTTTGACGTCGCCGCAGTCTAGCACCACGCCTTTTGTCCCGCCTCCGTAGCTGCCCGACCGCGGTTCGCCGCTCGTTGCCTCACTCTAAAAGCTTGGCCGGAAAGAGTAAAGCCCCGTCCAGCTCCCGACCTCTGAGAAACTCGGCGGCCTCCATCCGACGCGCTCCGGGCGCCTGAAGCTCCAGCACCCTGAGCCTGCCTTTCCCGCACCCGACAAGGATTTCTCCGCTCGCCGCGTGTACTCTGCCCGGCTCCAGACGGTCATCGTCCTCAGCCTCTACGCGCGTGGTCCAGATCTTCACCGGCCCCTCGAAACCCTCCGCCCGCGTCCGGGCGCCTATGTGCGGGGACAGCGCCCGCACCCGATCGTGAACCTCTCGCGCCGGACGCCTCCAGTCGAGTTCCTGATCCTCTGGTGTAATCTTGGCGGCATAAGTCGCCTGAAGGTTGTTCTGCTGCTTCAGGGTTACCTCTCCCTTTTCAAGAAGATCCAGCACCTCGACTACAGCTTCAGCTCCGAGCCAGGCGAGGCTCCTCGTAAGCTCCCCGCCGGTCGTGTTTTCGCCGATCGGAAAGGATCTTGTAAGGGCGATGTCTCCGGTATCGAGCCCTTCGTCCATCTTCATTATGGAGACGCCGGTTTCGGTCTCTCCGGCCATGATCGCGCGCTCGACCGGGGCTGCTCCCCGGTACTTCGGGAGCAGCGAGGCGTGGACGTTGAAGGCATCGAGCCGGGCGGCGTAGAGCGTCCCGGCGCGGAGTATCTGACCGTAGGCCGCAACGACGAGCACGTCGCAACGGGCGATGCGTTCGTCGGCGTCGGAGATACGCTCGGGCTGAAGAAGCGGGAGATCGAGCTCGCGAGCAAGGGCCGCGACGGGGGTCGGAAAGGTCTTGCGTCCCCGGCCGCGCGCCCGGTCGGGTTGGGAGATCACGAGCGCGACTTCGTGGCCGGAGGCGGCGATACCCTCAAGAACGCGGGCGGCGAAGTCGGGTGTTCCGGCGAAAGCGACCCGGAGCACTGGCGGCCCCTTCCCGGAAGCTAGGGGCGACTCAGAAGCCGCTCGCGCCACTCGCGCATCGCGGCGCGGCGCGACTCCCGGTCGGTCCGGTCGAGGATCAGGACCCCGTCGAGGTGGTCTATCTCGTGCTGGAGTATCCGCGCGAGCATCCCTTCGGCCTCGACGGTGAAGGGGTTGCCTTCGAGATCCTGAGCGTTCACGGTCACGCCCGTCGGGCGCTCTACATCGACGTGGATGCCGGGGATGGAGAGACAACCCTCCGCCAGCAGCTCTCGTTCCTCAGAGCGAGAGGAGATCTCCGGGTTCACGAAGACGTACTGCCGCTCCTCGTCCTCGGCGACGAGGATGCGCTGCAGACGACCGACCTGATTGCCCGCGAGACCGACGCCTTCGTACTCCCGCATGGTCTGGAGCATCTCCTCGGCAAGCTTCGCGAGGGAGTCGTCGAAGGACGTAACCTTGCCCGCCTTCGACTTCAGGACCGGATCGCCGAAACTCCTTACCTCGAGTGCCATATCTCTAGATCTCCTCCGGGTCTATCTCCACCGTGAGGCGGACCTTGCCGCCGCTCTTCGCCGTCCGTACCGCGGCCCGGCGGGCCGCTCGCGCAACGGCTTCCCTGTTCTTTGCTCTGAGCAGCAGCGTCCAGCCGCCAGGCTCGCCGCCTGCTGCGGACCGGACGGGACCTGAGGACGTTACCTCTCCGTCCCGCTCCGTAACGCCGAGGGATTCTACCGCACGACGGACCTCCTGCTCCCGACCCGAGAAGTCGAGCCGGGCGAGGTGCCCGAACGGCGGGTAGCCGAGCTTCCGGAGCCGGCTCAGCTCCGCGGCGGCGAACGACCGGTAGTCACCCCGGACCGCCGCGAGCAGCGTCGGGTTCTCCGGATCGCGCGTCTGAACGACGAGGCGTCTGCAGCTCTCCGCCGCTCCGTAGAGTACGCGGAAGGCCCGCTCGCTCGCCCCCATCCAGCTCCCGAAAAGAAACGAGTCCGCCGCCGGGAAGACGAGCAGGTCCCAGAAGGACCAGCAGAGCAACTCTGCCGGGCTCCCGACAACGACCGGGGTCCCCTCACCGGGAGCCGTCCCGACCCGCACCCCGAGCCTCTCCAGAAGAAGCTCCCGTAGGCGACCCGCACCCGCCCCGAGCGCGACGAGCCGTCCCGAGCCGCACTCCGGACAGTTTTCGGGGACGGGCTCCCGGTGGTCGCAACGCCCGCAGGCGAGCATTCCTTTGTCCCTCGAAGGAGGGCCGGTCACGATGAGCGGAACGCCGCAGTTCCGGCAGAGGGCCGGTCTCCCGCAGCCCCCGCACATCAGGGCGCGCGAGTGTCCCGACTTCTCGGAGACGACCCCGACGCTTCCGCCCCGGGCGAGCGTCGCCTTGCAGGCCGAGATCAGGGGCTCGCTCAGGTACGCTCCGGTCCCGCGCACGTCCACGAGCCGGACGTCCGCCCATTCCTGCTGGTGAAGCGGCCGAAGCTCCCGGACGGCGCCCCGGCGGGCCAGCTCCGCGAGCCTGAGGCTCGGAAAGGGCGAGAGAAAGACTACCGCCGAGCCCTCGACCGCGGACCTTGCGAGCGCGACCTCGCGCGCGTGGGCGGCGAGACCCTCGTGGCCCGGCGCGGCGCGGTGGGCGGGGTTCGGCTCGTCAAGGACGCACACCGCCCCGATATCCCGCAGCGGCAGGAGCGCGGCCGAGCGCGTCCCGACGAGTACGTCCAGCTCTCCGGACACGGCCGCCCGCCAGACGGCGGCCCGCTCGTCGCCGAGCCGTCCGTGGTACCGGCCGACGGTCGCCTCCGCCGGGAGGTACCTCGCAATCTCTCCGGCGAGCCGGTCGGCGAGTGAGGTCTCCGGCACGAGCACGAGCAGGCGGGTCCCGGAGAGGAACGCGGCCCGCGCAACCGCGAGCGTCTCGCGGACCGTCGAGCGGGACGGCACCCGCCGCACGCAGACCTCCCCCTCCCGGAGCACGCGAGCGTAGGCGCTGCTCCGGCGTTCGTCAGCGGCATCGCCCGCGCCTGTTGCGGACGAGATCGCAGCCGCCGTCGCCCGACGCTCCAGCCGCACGAGCCCTCGTGCAGCGAGCGCCCGCAGGTTCTGCCGGGAGGCGTTCACCGAAGCGAGCAGTTCCTCCACCCCGGCCTCCCCGCCGAGCCGGAGGAGTCGCTCGAAGACCTGTCGCTGGCTCGGGGCGCGCCGCAGCTCTCGGGAGGCTTGCTCCGCGGAAATGAGCGCGACGGCGAACTCCCGGGACGGCGGCTCCGGGAGCCGGACCTCCAGCGAGACCCGCCCGTCGGCCTCGGCCTCCCTGAACGTCTCTTCGCCGAGCGTGCGCCGGAGGCTCGTCCGGGAGACGACCTCGCCCCGGCTCCACGGCCAGTCCGGCGCGGGCTTGCGGACGGCGTAGCGGTCGGTTCGGAGGCCCGGCGGGAGCGCGCACCGCAGGGTTTGGGCGAGCGAGGTCGAGGTCTCCTGCGAGAGACGCTCGCAGAGAGCCACGGTCGTCTCCGGGAGAGCCAGGTCCGGGGAGACGGACCGTATCCACTCCGTGGCGCGGGGCGCATCGCTTTCGGCGCGCTCCAGAGCGACGACGACCCCGACGCGCTGGCGACCCGAGAGCGGGGCCGAGACAACGGAGCCGACGCGGAGGCGACCCGAGAGTCCTGCAGGGACGAGGTAGCTGAAGGCGGGCAGGGCGTGCGTGCGGATCAAGAGACAGACCCGGCACCGGACGGCCCCGCCGGATGCTATGGGCAACCCGAGCCCGCGACGCCCGACCGACGGAAAGGCGGCACCCCGGACGGGCTAGAGCCCGGCGGCCCGGCGAAGGTCGTCGGCCCGGTCGGTCGCCTCCCAGGTAAAGCCCGGCTCGTTGCGCCCGAAGTGACCGTAGGCCGCCGTACGGGCAAAGACCGCCTGCCTGAGGTCGAGGTCGCGGATAATGGCTCCCGGGCGGAGGTCGAAGTGCTCCTTGACGAGCTTCTCGATCAGGGCGCGGTCGACCCGCTCGGTGCCGAAGGTCTCGATCATGACGCTCACCGGACGGGCGACCCCGATCGCGTACGCGACCTGCACCTGGCAGCGGCTTGCAAGCCCCGCAGCAACAACGTTCTTTGCAACCCACCGCGCCGCGTAAGAGGCCGAGCGGTCGACCTTCGTGGCGTCCTTGCCGCTGAAGGCCCCGCCCCCGTGAGGCGCGGCCCCGCCGTAGGTGTCGACGATGATCTTCCGACCCGTGAGCCCCGTGTCGCCCTGCGGTCCTCCAATAACGAAGCGCCCGGTCGGGTTGACGAGCACGTTCTGCGGGTCGAGGTCGAAGACCTTCTCCGGCAGTACGGCCTTTATGACGTGCTCGGCGACGTCGGCCTTTATCTGCTCGCGAGTGGCGGCCTCGGCGTGCTGGGTGCTTATAAGGACCTTCTCGACCCCGACCGGCCGGTCGCCCTCGTAGCGAACCGTTACCTGAGCCTTGCCGTCGGGCCTAAGGTACGGGAGCGTCCCGTTCTTGCGGACCTCCGCGAGCCGGCGCGTCAGGGAATGGGCGAGGGTGATCGGGAGCGGCATCAACTCCTCGGTCTCCTCGCAGGCATAGCCGAACATCATGCCCTGGTCCCCGGCGCCGATCTCGTCTATGTCCTCCTCGGCGTCGTCGGCGTGGTCCACGCCCTGCGCGATGTCCGCCGACTGCTCGTCTATTGTGGAGATAATGCCGCACGTCTCGGCGTCGAAGCCGTACTTCGCCCGCGTGTAGCCGATAGAGGCGACCTTCTCCCGCACGAGCTTCGGGATGTCTATGTAGGTGTCGGTCGTTATCTCTCCGGCGACCACGATCAGGCCCGTCGTGCACAGCACCTCGCAGGCGACGCGGCTGTAGGGATCGTCCCGCAGAGCGGCGTCGAGGATCGTATCCGAGAGCTGGTCGGCGATCTTGTCGGGATGTCCCTCCGTCACCGACTCCGAGGTGAACAGGTGCGTCCCGGCGTTGCGCGTTGTATTAGGTGTGTCAGACAAGTTCGCTCGACCTTCTCCCGTATCTCTTTTGTTCGGTGATGCTGCTGATCGCGCCCCCGGACCGCGCCGGTCCGCTCCTACCGGTCCAGCCTCCGGATGACCTCGTCTAGGATAGCGCGTGCCACGTCGATTTTCGCGGCTCGCTTCACCAGCCGCTCTGTGTCCGGGCCCACTACAATGACCTCGTTCTCCTCGACCGAGAACCCGATGTCTTCCCGGGAGATGTCGTTCCCGACGATGAGGTCCGCTCCCTTCCTTGCAAGCTTCTCCCGCGCGTCCGGGGCCGGGTCGCCGTGCGTCGCGGCGAAACCGACAAGAAAGACCCGCTCCGAGACCTCCCGAACCCCTGCGAGCACGTCCTCCGTTGCCCGGAGATCGAGGCTCATCGTCTCGTTCTGTCCGCGACGGATCTTCTCCCGCACCGGGGATGCAGGCGTGAAGTCCGAGACGGCCGCCGCCATCACGAGCACGTCGGCCTCTCCCGCGCGCTCCCGAACGGCCCGCGAGAGCTCTTTTACCGTCTCGACCGGCGTCCACGCAACGCCCGGCTCGACAAGCGACTCCGCAACGTTCGCGGCGATCACCTCCACCTCGGCGCCCATCCGGCTCGCCTCCCGTGCAACGGCGAGACCCATCCTCCCCGACGAACGGTTCCCGATGAACCTCACCGAGTCTATCGGCTCGTGCGTCCCGCCCGCCGTTACAAGCACCCTCCGTCCGGCGAGTGGCCCGCCCCGCAGGCGTCCGAGCCCCCCGAGCACCGCTGCCGCAACGGCCCGCGCCGGCGTAACGGACTCTCCGGCCGTCCCGAGCACGGCACAACCATCTCTCCGGAGCGTCTTCAGGTTCTCCCGGACCGCAGGGTTCTCTGCGCTCCCGGGGTCTATCTCCGGGACGACGAAGAGACGCGCGGGCTCCGGGAGGCCGGGGTCTCCGGCAAGCCCCCTCGCGAGCCGCGCGACCGTCTCTGTTGTTGCCGGGAGATAGACGACCGCCTCGGCCTCGGGAACCCCGTCTCCCGAGACGACCTCCGCCCCGAGCGCGAGAAACGCCGAAGGCCCGACAAAGAGCCGGGCCTTCTCGTCAAGCCTTACGGCCACGCTCTCCCCGGCGCTCACAA
It contains:
- the metK gene encoding methionine adenosyltransferase; its protein translation is MSDTPNTTRNAGTHLFTSESVTEGHPDKIADQLSDTILDAALRDDPYSRVACEVLCTTGLIVVAGEITTDTYIDIPKLVREKVASIGYTRAKYGFDAETCGIISTIDEQSADIAQGVDHADDAEEDIDEIGAGDQGMMFGYACEETEELMPLPITLAHSLTRRLAEVRKNGTLPYLRPDGKAQVTVRYEGDRPVGVEKVLISTQHAEAATREQIKADVAEHVIKAVLPEKVFDLDPQNVLVNPTGRFVIGGPQGDTGLTGRKIIVDTYGGAAPHGGGAFSGKDATKVDRSASYAARWVAKNVVAAGLASRCQVQVAYAIGVARPVSVMIETFGTERVDRALIEKLVKEHFDLRPGAIIRDLDLRQAVFARTAAYGHFGRNEPGFTWEATDRADDLRRAAGL
- the def gene encoding peptide deformylase; protein product: MALEVRSFGDPVLKSKAGKVTSFDDSLAKLAEEMLQTMREYEGVGLAGNQVGRLQRILVAEDEERQYVFVNPEISSRSEERELLAEGCLSIPGIHVDVERPTGVTVNAQDLEGNPFTVEAEGMLARILQHEIDHLDGVLILDRTDRESRRAAMREWRERLLSRP
- a CDS encoding PilN domain-containing protein, with translation MRRVNLLPPEERQRGLSGLSENALGGLIIAAAALVILVAGISLYSLIRLNSLDGTIADLDESILQRTDQVQELQPYAELEGDIASKQPVADGVVRTRFPWDEFLRQLSFVIPAATTLETLTAEASPVDIDASVGEELDPPGAVTFVGFSQPDYTNVADFVLQMNTIRFLSNSELDRAELDRTTFAEEALDFEVSSQLVTVVGERESEVRLESGEPATETQYGAGDQAAIAGPDAAPEAQ
- the pilM gene encoding type IV pilus assembly protein PilM is translated as MRLPGFGSHAIGMDVDRGAIKAVQVGKSGDGYVLEHVGYHRLPEGVISDGDVADSELLSEELREFWDLHDFQGKSVVLGVAGGNVIVRFVPFPRLSDEDRKSALTFQAEEHIPMPIDDVVLDHVVLGPSGENPDEDLVLLVAAHRDLVSNYTASVRSGGLKPVGVDVKALALSRSALPEALFDDEDTTLLLDVGTEISNLLVVQGQTPTHVQFLNFGFRDFAHSVALAAELDDDEAEKQALGSSVNISPLVQDDREPELEFQETEPLYLPEVTPTSSREEEEEHDGESVAPEDGEEESTPDPEAPTEPIVGSGERSVEREPLPREGRSETGAEEPEDPALIYDVRRGLEEAAVRLASEVQRSIEFHNSRPGAREVSRLVLSGEGALIRGLDGFLGDYMGLPAGLARPTDRLVENRSNVSDEQLSQMEPVLAVAIGLALEE
- the pilO gene encoding type 4a pilus biogenesis protein PilO — protein: MNRNINLNLNLSPRVVLALGIAGLVLLALLAYLLLVGPLLGRLSERAQERDAKEAQLAQLDAQVRELERVRDNAGPLGQRLLELNKRVPSEPEVPTFVVQVQEIATASGVTQIRIEPGTPGPPPQGGPYSIVPITMTFEGTYEDLRDFLLRSNELARLVTINSIAYEPVEAAAGEEDLAAVGLEPTLSVEIEAEIYFQPEAGADGPAPTAPETTTGGGETTTVTEETTVVQ
- the fmt gene encoding methionyl-tRNA formyltransferase is translated as MLRVAFAGTPDFAARVLEGIAASGHEVALVISQPDRARGRGRKTFPTPVAALARELDLPLLQPERISDADERIARCDVLVVAAYGQILRAGTLYAARLDAFNVHASLLPKYRGAAPVERAIMAGETETGVSIMKMDEGLDTGDIALTRSFPIGENTTGGELTRSLAWLGAEAVVEVLDLLEKGEVTLKQQNNLQATYAAKITPEDQELDWRRPAREVHDRVRALSPHIGARTRAEGFEGPVKIWTTRVEAEDDDRLEPGRVHAASGEILVGCGKGRLRVLELQAPGARRMEAAEFLRGRELDGALLFPAKLLE
- the coaBC gene encoding bifunctional phosphopantothenoylcysteine decarboxylase/phosphopantothenate--cysteine ligase CoaBC, translated to MILCVVGASSGALEAPGLVRELVSAGESVAVRLDEKARLFVGPSAFLALGAEVVSGDGVPEAEAVVYLPATTETVARLARGLAGDPGLPEPARLFVVPEIDPGSAENPAVRENLKTLRRDGCAVLGTAGESVTPARAVAAAVLGGLGRLRGGPLAGRRVLVTAGGTHEPIDSVRFIGNRSSGRMGLAVAREASRMGAEVEVIAANVAESLVEPGVAWTPVETVKELSRAVRERAGEADVLVMAAAVSDFTPASPVREKIRRGQNETMSLDLRATEDVLAGVREVSERVFLVGFAATHGDPAPDAREKLARKGADLIVGNDISREDIGFSVEENEVIVVGPDTERLVKRAAKIDVARAILDEVIRRLDR